Proteins co-encoded in one Gleimia hominis genomic window:
- the purB gene encoding adenylosuccinate lyase, whose amino-acid sequence MSIDLSTIQPSIALGPLDGRYRRVAAPLVNHLSEPALNRARVHVEVEWLIFLLDHQLLPGAPQLTGAQRDYLRSIAKDFDADAIAWIAQAEAQTRHDVKAVEYYVKHRLDNAPADLEGVELDGAKLKALHEVVHIFCTSEDVNNLAYALGIKGAVEQIWLPAARKLEDQLQVMIQAHSATPMLARTHGQPATPTTVGKELAVFAHRLSRQRRCVEATEYLGKMNGATGTYAAHVVALPNVDWIAVTEEFVGSLGLQWNPLTTQIESYDWQADLYAHVAHYNRVAHNLATDAWTYISMDYFHQNLQAQGSTGSSTMPHKVNPIRFENAEANLEVSCALLDNLAQTLTTSRMQRDLTDSSTKRTIGVALGHSLLALNNLRRGLEGVDVNASKMRADLENNWEVLGEAVQQTMRVLAIAGVKGMEDPYERLKELTRGHKIDGSSMRCFIKELGLPAEQEKRLLALTPANYVGVAPMLTQYIGK is encoded by the coding sequence ATGAGCATCGACCTTTCGACTATTCAGCCTTCGATCGCGTTAGGGCCCCTGGATGGCCGCTACCGGCGCGTTGCCGCTCCACTGGTGAACCATCTGTCGGAACCCGCGTTGAACCGGGCGCGGGTACACGTCGAAGTCGAATGGCTCATCTTCTTGCTCGACCACCAACTACTGCCCGGCGCCCCACAGCTTACTGGCGCGCAGCGTGATTACTTACGCAGTATCGCTAAGGATTTCGACGCGGACGCGATCGCGTGGATCGCCCAGGCAGAAGCGCAGACGCGCCACGATGTCAAAGCAGTTGAATACTACGTAAAACACCGCTTAGACAACGCGCCAGCGGACCTGGAAGGTGTAGAACTAGACGGTGCAAAACTCAAAGCCTTGCACGAGGTAGTGCATATTTTCTGCACCTCGGAAGACGTGAACAACCTGGCGTACGCCCTGGGAATTAAAGGGGCAGTTGAGCAAATCTGGTTGCCAGCCGCACGCAAACTTGAAGACCAGTTGCAGGTAATGATCCAAGCGCACTCCGCTACCCCGATGCTGGCACGCACCCACGGGCAACCCGCGACCCCCACTACGGTCGGTAAAGAACTCGCCGTTTTTGCGCACCGACTTTCGCGCCAGCGTCGCTGCGTAGAGGCCACCGAGTACCTCGGGAAAATGAATGGTGCAACCGGCACGTACGCGGCGCACGTGGTGGCACTACCGAACGTGGATTGGATAGCGGTCACCGAAGAGTTTGTGGGTAGCCTCGGGTTGCAATGGAACCCCCTCACCACGCAAATCGAAAGCTACGATTGGCAAGCGGACCTGTATGCACACGTTGCCCACTACAACCGGGTGGCCCACAATCTGGCGACTGACGCGTGGACGTACATTTCAATGGATTACTTCCACCAGAACCTGCAGGCGCAAGGCAGTACGGGGTCGTCCACAATGCCGCATAAGGTCAATCCGATTCGGTTCGAAAATGCGGAAGCGAACTTGGAGGTGTCGTGTGCGCTGCTCGACAACCTCGCGCAAACGCTTACGACGTCGCGGATGCAGCGGGACCTCACGGACTCGTCCACCAAACGCACGATCGGGGTGGCGTTGGGACACTCCCTCCTCGCGCTCAATAACCTGCGGCGCGGGCTGGAAGGCGTGGACGTGAACGCAAGCAAAATGCGTGCGGACCTTGAAAATAACTGGGAGGTCCTGGGGGAGGCCGTGCAGCAAACCATGCGGGTGCTAGCGATAGCGGGTGTTAAAGGGATGGAAGATCCATACGAGCGGCTGAAAGAACTCACGCGCGGACACAAAATAGATGGGTCTTCCATGCGATGTTTTATTAAAGAACTTGGGCTCCCAGCGGAACAAGAAAAACGCCTGCTGGCCCTAACTCCTGCGAACTACGTGGGGGTGGCCCCCATGCTTACCCAATACATAGGGAAATAG
- the hisC gene encoding histidinol-phosphate transaminase, with the protein MNHCHVSIRPDVAALPNYVPGKRPQGENPAKLSSNENPYLPPEAVLTAFADTARSVNRYPDMACTELRETLGQMHGVTPQQILVGDGSSATLLHALTTVAHPGSEVVFAWRSFESYPIAVPTVGCKPVAVPLTDKGDHDLDAMLAAVTDRTCAVIVCTPNNPTGNAITLQALREFLSRLPSSVMVLVDEAYIEFASAPGVATALGLLGEFANLVVMRTFSKAYGLAGLRVGYLVGHEELIAAITRVATPFGVSTTAQATALAALRNRGYVEEAVAALCEQRDATITTLRNLGLKVWDSQTNFFWIPAEDCPLPPAELAARFLDQGVAVRAFPQGVRVSVGLPQDNERLIHVFHDLLVGGSVR; encoded by the coding sequence ATGAACCACTGCCATGTTTCGATTCGCCCCGACGTTGCCGCACTCCCGAACTACGTGCCGGGCAAACGGCCTCAGGGGGAAAACCCAGCAAAATTATCTTCCAACGAGAACCCATACCTGCCACCCGAAGCTGTGCTCACGGCATTCGCAGACACAGCACGATCCGTTAACCGGTACCCAGACATGGCCTGCACCGAACTGCGTGAAACGTTGGGGCAAATGCATGGGGTTACTCCGCAGCAGATTTTAGTTGGGGATGGTTCTTCCGCAACCCTTCTGCACGCGCTAACTACTGTGGCTCACCCGGGTAGCGAAGTGGTGTTCGCGTGGCGGTCTTTTGAGTCCTACCCAATCGCCGTCCCAACCGTGGGATGCAAACCAGTGGCCGTTCCCCTCACCGACAAGGGGGATCACGACCTGGATGCAATGCTCGCAGCAGTAACCGATCGCACGTGCGCAGTGATTGTGTGCACCCCAAACAATCCCACTGGGAACGCGATCACCCTGCAGGCACTGCGAGAATTCTTGTCGCGTCTACCCAGCAGCGTGATGGTGCTGGTGGATGAAGCGTATATTGAGTTCGCCTCTGCCCCAGGGGTTGCGACCGCGTTGGGTTTGCTCGGCGAGTTCGCGAACCTGGTGGTTATGCGCACGTTCTCTAAAGCCTACGGTTTAGCGGGTTTACGCGTCGGCTACCTGGTGGGACACGAGGAGTTGATCGCAGCGATCACGCGTGTCGCCACTCCATTTGGCGTGTCCACAACCGCGCAGGCCACAGCTTTAGCTGCGCTACGAAACCGCGGTTACGTAGAAGAAGCGGTGGCGGCTCTGTGTGAACAGCGCGACGCGACGATCACAACGCTGCGAAACCTAGGGTTAAAAGTGTGGGATAGTCAAACTAACTTCTTTTGGATACCCGCCGAGGACTGTCCCCTTCCACCCGCGGAGTTGGCCGCACGTTTCTTAGATCAAGGGGTTGCAGTGCGGGCGTTCCCACAGGGGGTGCGGGTCAGCGTGGGACTACCGCAAGACAACGAGCGGTTAATCCACGTATTCCACGACCTGCTGGTGGGCGGCTCAGTACGGTAA
- a CDS encoding APC family permease: MTSTTEPKLRRTLSVTDLIVYGMLFIGITAPMGTFGVLDARSGGVTPLVFVIAVCAMGATAYSYARMSHAVPKAGSVYAYSEVGLGKGPAFFAGWMLSLDYLFIPAMAVLFMGIATHALVPSLPVWALTLAGVVLVTVLNLLGVKLATKVGMVMLIIEVIALSVFLVAGLWVLFTVGPQRPWLSPIIGTQTLDIRGVLGAATVAALAFLGFDAIASFAEETTGDTRDVGRALGWCLVVAAVLFVAQTYVASLLTPYSPEVLRAHPDLQGTAFYDMLDASIGSWLHLPITIMRSIGPVFSALVAQAAASRLLFAMGRDHDLPAFLGQVDAREGVPRNATLVSAGITLVVSTVAALHADGLETLSTMVTVGALVAFVFLHISVIGYYARSRGEGWKAAVVPIIGIIIVVNLLVDAARLALTIAAIWAVVGGIVYAARHIRGQRARS, encoded by the coding sequence ATGACGTCAACTACTGAACCAAAACTGCGGCGAACACTGTCGGTCACGGATTTGATCGTGTACGGCATGCTGTTCATTGGGATAACCGCGCCGATGGGCACTTTCGGTGTGCTCGACGCACGAAGTGGTGGGGTTACCCCACTCGTGTTCGTAATCGCGGTTTGTGCGATGGGAGCTACTGCGTACTCGTATGCGCGCATGAGCCACGCGGTACCTAAAGCCGGTTCCGTCTACGCGTATTCCGAAGTGGGGCTCGGGAAAGGACCTGCCTTCTTTGCCGGCTGGATGCTGTCTTTGGACTACCTGTTCATCCCCGCGATGGCGGTGCTGTTCATGGGGATCGCGACCCACGCGCTGGTGCCTTCCCTCCCGGTTTGGGCGCTCACGCTAGCGGGCGTGGTGCTGGTGACGGTTTTGAACCTTTTGGGCGTTAAGCTTGCAACAAAAGTTGGCATGGTCATGTTGATTATTGAGGTCATCGCCCTGTCCGTGTTCCTAGTAGCAGGCCTGTGGGTGCTGTTCACAGTGGGGCCGCAGAGGCCGTGGCTGTCACCCATCATTGGCACGCAAACCTTGGATATTCGCGGTGTGCTCGGCGCAGCAACGGTAGCTGCGTTAGCGTTCTTGGGGTTCGATGCGATCGCTTCGTTCGCTGAAGAAACCACTGGGGACACGCGCGATGTGGGGCGGGCACTCGGCTGGTGCCTAGTGGTTGCCGCGGTTTTGTTCGTAGCGCAAACTTACGTGGCGTCGTTGCTCACTCCGTATTCTCCGGAGGTTCTGCGCGCTCACCCGGACCTGCAGGGAACTGCTTTTTACGACATGCTCGACGCGTCCATCGGATCGTGGTTGCATTTGCCGATCACGATCATGCGTTCTATCGGCCCGGTTTTCAGTGCGCTCGTGGCGCAGGCAGCGGCGTCACGTCTTTTGTTCGCGATGGGTCGTGACCACGACCTTCCGGCTTTCTTGGGGCAGGTAGATGCGCGTGAGGGCGTACCGCGCAACGCCACGCTCGTTTCCGCGGGGATCACGCTGGTGGTCTCTACGGTCGCTGCGTTGCATGCCGATGGTTTGGAAACCCTGTCTACGATGGTGACGGTTGGGGCGCTGGTCGCGTTCGTCTTTTTGCACATATCCGTGATCGGCTACTACGCGCGCAGCCGCGGGGAAGGGTGGAAAGCCGCGGTGGTGCCCATCATCGGTATCATCATCGTGGTGAACCTGCTGGTAGATGCCGCGCGCCTGGCACTAACTATTGCCGCTATCTGGGCGGTGGTCGGCGGTATCGTGTACGCGGCTAGACACATCCGCGGCCAGCGCGCCCGCAGTTAA
- a CDS encoding YwiC-like family protein has protein sequence MRMNNSSATQKQTPQKPSATSSPSPRAGKTTSGDSKAQQSHSHSSGAHRSSKHQPRGARKRPFKTSPAVKNGWITDQHGSWGMAFFPLIAGLILAPLGAVHILLALAWTSGFLFFGAAEKWVKFHFRTRYRKATTTYAITTGLLGIPLLIARPTLVSWALVYIPLVAIAAITAWQRKERGMLSRTATIAASTLLVPVAATISTAEVFWQSSPLMTHAWFLWCLLFTYFLLTVPYVKTLIRKRRSNPWLIGSITVHAIAFAVILLLFIRGLVSPWHVFAWAITLVRAVGMPVSARLREKPWPPRAIGLPEIALSALIVVTLPY, from the coding sequence ATGCGTATGAACAACTCTTCCGCAACACAAAAACAAACACCCCAGAAACCGTCCGCGACGTCCTCTCCCTCGCCACGGGCGGGCAAGACAACTAGCGGCGACTCCAAGGCGCAGCAGTCGCACAGCCACTCGTCAGGGGCACACCGCTCAAGCAAACATCAGCCAAGGGGTGCGCGGAAGCGGCCGTTCAAAACATCACCGGCAGTTAAAAACGGGTGGATCACCGACCAGCACGGCTCCTGGGGCATGGCATTTTTCCCACTGATCGCCGGCCTAATCCTGGCTCCACTGGGAGCGGTGCACATCCTGCTTGCACTCGCGTGGACCAGTGGTTTCCTCTTCTTCGGGGCCGCTGAAAAATGGGTGAAATTCCACTTCCGCACCCGCTACCGCAAAGCCACAACCACCTACGCCATCACCACCGGGCTGCTCGGCATCCCACTACTCATCGCCCGCCCCACCTTGGTGTCGTGGGCACTTGTCTACATTCCCCTGGTTGCAATCGCCGCGATCACCGCGTGGCAACGGAAAGAACGCGGCATGCTTTCGCGCACAGCCACGATCGCCGCATCCACACTACTCGTGCCCGTCGCCGCCACGATCTCCACCGCAGAAGTGTTCTGGCAAAGCAGTCCACTGATGACGCACGCCTGGTTCCTCTGGTGCCTACTGTTCACCTACTTCCTCTTAACCGTGCCGTACGTCAAAACCCTGATTCGAAAGCGTCGTTCCAACCCGTGGCTAATCGGCTCCATCACAGTCCACGCGATCGCGTTCGCCGTGATACTGCTTCTGTTCATCCGGGGTCTAGTTTCCCCGTGGCACGTGTTCGCGTGGGCAATCACCTTGGTGCGGGCAGTGGGTATGCCAGTTTCCGCGAGGCTGCGGGAAAAACCGTGGCCGCCGCGGGCAATCGGGCTGCCGGAAATCGCCCTGTCCGCCCTGATCGTGGTTACATTACCGTACTGA